The following are encoded together in the Geobacter sulfurreducens PCA genome:
- a CDS encoding prepilin-type N-terminal cleavage/methylation domain-containing protein yields the protein MSGMMTCTILSPGRGGRGTGGFTLLELLVVVAIICVLSVIAVPAFSSLYADYCLKAAVWELKDLFKDAKLLSIQDKECAIAFDSANGRAALYSGKGADGKWETGDEQFVRELSLSSKGGGLSFGYGDRGPVPKLAETDDGIAFKDNRFASDEGLVGKAGSIYIQSATSGSAMAMVFNASDFSCTLHRWDGTRWVKK from the coding sequence ATGAGCGGGATGATGACCTGCACCATTCTGTCCCCAGGGAGGGGGGGCAGGGGGACGGGAGGTTTTACGCTGCTCGAACTGCTCGTGGTGGTGGCAATCATCTGTGTCCTGAGCGTCATTGCCGTGCCTGCGTTCAGCAGTCTGTACGCCGACTACTGCCTCAAGGCCGCGGTCTGGGAACTCAAGGATCTGTTCAAGGATGCCAAACTGCTGAGCATCCAGGACAAGGAGTGCGCCATTGCGTTTGATTCCGCCAACGGGCGGGCGGCTCTGTATTCCGGTAAAGGGGCTGATGGTAAGTGGGAAACCGGGGATGAGCAGTTTGTCAGGGAGCTCAGCCTCTCCAGCAAAGGAGGCGGCCTCAGCTTCGGTTATGGAGACCGGGGGCCTGTCCCAAAGCTTGCCGAAACAGATGACGGCATTGCATTCAAGGACAACAGGTTCGCCAGCGATGAGGGTCTTGTCGGTAAAGCCGGCAGTATCTATATCCAGTCCGCCACGTCCGGCAGCGCTATGGCGATGGTCTTCAATGCGTCGGATTTCTCCTGCACCCTGCACCGGTGGGACGGAACACGCTGGGTAAAGAAGTGA
- a CDS encoding pilus assembly protein PilL encodes MKLWLTLCAVVLLFWTSETTALTHHTYMNGTVLGISGDTIKIDDKVFTIAPKAKIVVQDKRNGAYFEERASRSYISVGNSVTVRAMGNLVNEIIIERWKR; translated from the coding sequence ATGAAGCTCTGGTTGACACTTTGCGCGGTCGTGCTGCTCTTCTGGACATCCGAAACCACGGCGCTCACCCATCATACGTACATGAACGGGACGGTTTTGGGCATTTCCGGCGACACGATCAAAATCGATGATAAGGTTTTCACCATTGCACCGAAGGCAAAAATCGTTGTCCAGGATAAGCGCAATGGCGCCTATTTCGAAGAGCGGGCCAGCCGCAGCTACATCAGCGTCGGCAATTCCGTCACCGTGCGTGCCATGGGCAACCTGGTAAATGAGATCATCATCGAGAGGTGGAAAAGATGA
- a CDS encoding prepilin-type N-terminal cleavage/methylation domain-containing protein, which produces MRQGGFSLVELVVIIGIIGILIAIGTLDYGNWSRKYNAEAQMKTMYADFASAKLDALHSKRQYQITLGSSQYVIRNYSSAFDATGTVTQTKTLKTPVTWSHDNIITFDTRGFTPLSSARTVCLASSGATIVDCVIVSQTRIDLGQKINPGGECASANCRPR; this is translated from the coding sequence ATGAGACAGGGCGGCTTCTCTCTGGTTGAACTGGTTGTCATCATCGGGATCATCGGGATACTTATCGCCATCGGTACCCTCGATTACGGTAATTGGTCGCGGAAATACAATGCGGAAGCCCAGATGAAGACAATGTACGCAGACTTCGCCTCTGCCAAGCTGGATGCGCTCCACAGCAAGCGCCAGTACCAAATAACCCTTGGGTCCAGCCAGTATGTAATCAGAAACTACTCAAGCGCCTTCGACGCTACGGGGACGGTAACCCAGACAAAAACACTCAAAACCCCCGTGACCTGGAGCCATGACAACATCATAACTTTTGATACGCGCGGGTTTACGCCGCTGTCATCCGCCCGGACCGTCTGCCTTGCCTCCAGCGGCGCAACGATCGTGGACTGTGTCATCGTCAGTCAGACCCGAATCGATTTGGGACAAAAGATCAACCCAGGAGGAGAGTGCGCCAGTGCGAACTGCCGGCCCCGGTGA
- a CDS encoding prepilin-type N-terminal cleavage/methylation domain-containing protein, whose protein sequence is MRTAGPGDKGFTLIEVLVATVIILVGLLGLLQAVNVSMEHNLRNSLRDEAVRVGESTVYGMRRLTFDNLTGETTLKVNRNLRAFTKEYTVKRSLSDLGGRSTELVVTVEWDYRGTTYQHRVSTIISNPQ, encoded by the coding sequence GTGCGAACTGCCGGCCCCGGTGATAAAGGATTTACCCTGATAGAGGTTCTCGTCGCGACGGTCATCATCCTGGTGGGCCTGCTGGGGCTGCTCCAGGCGGTGAACGTCTCCATGGAGCACAATCTGCGCAATTCGTTGCGGGACGAAGCGGTGCGGGTTGGGGAGTCAACCGTATATGGCATGCGGCGGCTGACGTTTGATAATCTTACCGGTGAAACGACCTTGAAGGTCAATCGTAACCTGAGAGCATTCACAAAGGAGTATACGGTGAAGAGAAGCCTCTCCGATCTTGGAGGACGCAGCACAGAGCTCGTCGTGACGGTAGAATGGGATTATCGGGGGACCACGTACCAGCACCGCGTCTCGACGATAATCAGCAATCCACAGTAG
- a CDS encoding pilus assembly protein PilX — translation MNGRCSMGLLRNERGVALVTALMLTLMSLVIIMVVLYLVTQGTRLSSAQKRYQNSLEATYGGLDLTMRDLLPELVRTAVDSPTLASFQTDITTIETRLGAVDLKVSDESDCLRQKLSLSTDQWTSCADEQRTENPKIFPDMSFVLKDTGDKPEFKVNAKIIDTRQGITNTSNLNLFTGGVTAGSDSGIQGPGTVNPYLYTVEIEGERESNPNEKAAISVLYAY, via the coding sequence ATGAACGGACGGTGTTCCATGGGACTTCTCCGCAACGAACGGGGGGTGGCGCTGGTCACGGCACTTATGCTTACCCTCATGTCGCTGGTCATTATCATGGTGGTCCTCTACCTTGTCACCCAGGGGACCAGGCTTTCGTCGGCCCAGAAACGCTACCAGAACAGCCTTGAAGCCACCTACGGCGGGTTGGATCTCACCATGCGGGATCTCCTTCCGGAGCTCGTCAGGACCGCTGTCGATTCTCCGACCTTGGCCTCCTTCCAGACCGACATAACCACTATTGAAACACGCCTTGGCGCCGTGGATCTCAAGGTCTCCGACGAGTCGGACTGCTTGCGTCAGAAACTGTCTCTCTCCACGGATCAGTGGACCAGTTGTGCCGATGAGCAGCGCACGGAAAATCCCAAGATTTTTCCTGACATGTCTTTTGTCCTCAAGGACACGGGTGATAAACCAGAATTCAAGGTCAACGCCAAAATCATCGATACCCGCCAGGGGATCACCAATACCTCGAACCTCAACCTCTTCACCGGCGGTGTTACGGCAGGTTCTGACTCTGGCATCCAGGGGCCGGGAACCGTTAACCCTTATCTGTACACGGTGGAAATCGAGGGCGAGCGCGAGAGCAACCCGAACGAGAAGGCCGCCATCTCGGTGCTCTATGCCTATTGA
- a CDS encoding helix-turn-helix transcriptional regulator, translating into MKYRNNVKKIREERLMSKAELARLAGVSPATIERIERGEECRMETKRKILLALGFSLSEKDAVFID; encoded by the coding sequence ATGAAATACCGAAACAACGTGAAGAAGATCAGGGAAGAACGGCTCATGAGCAAGGCCGAACTGGCACGGCTCGCGGGCGTCTCCCCGGCAACCATAGAGAGAATCGAGCGCGGCGAGGAGTGCCGCATGGAAACCAAGAGAAAGATTCTGCTTGCTCTTGGTTTTTCATTGTCCGAAAAGGACGCGGTGTTTATCGACTGA
- the pilM gene encoding type IV pilus biogenesis protein PilM, giving the protein MLFSKKKEIVGIDIGSSSVKLVQLKEQKGGWQLVNIGIQPLPPEAIVDNTLMDSSSVIEAVKGLMKGLSVKVKDVACSISGNTVIIRKIKLPAMTPEELEDQIQWEAEQYIPFDINDVNIDFQILEPDEDDPSRMNVLLVASKKEIINDYVNVFAETGLKLVIVDVDSFAVQNAFELNYETDPEEVVALINVGASILNLNIVRGGSSLFTRDVQVGGNLFTEEIQKQFALSSEEAEQVKITGEYPDKAKLKDVIARVNETLAVEMRRSLDFYNTTAGEGRIARVYLSGGAAKTAMLAETVQNKLGVPVEMLDPLTKITCSEKEFDPEYLREIGPLVTVAVGLATRRVGDKW; this is encoded by the coding sequence ATGCTTTTCTCCAAAAAGAAAGAAATCGTCGGCATCGATATCGGCTCCAGCTCCGTGAAGCTCGTTCAGCTCAAGGAGCAGAAGGGGGGATGGCAGCTGGTCAATATCGGCATCCAGCCCCTGCCTCCCGAGGCCATTGTCGATAACACTCTCATGGATAGTTCATCCGTGATCGAGGCGGTCAAGGGGCTCATGAAGGGGCTCTCCGTCAAGGTCAAGGATGTGGCGTGCTCCATTTCCGGGAACACGGTCATCATCCGCAAGATCAAGCTCCCGGCCATGACCCCGGAAGAACTGGAAGACCAGATCCAGTGGGAAGCGGAGCAGTACATCCCCTTCGATATCAACGATGTGAACATTGACTTCCAGATTCTGGAGCCCGACGAGGACGACCCGTCCCGCATGAATGTCCTTCTCGTGGCGAGCAAGAAGGAAATCATCAACGATTACGTCAATGTGTTTGCCGAGACAGGTCTCAAACTCGTGATCGTCGATGTGGATTCCTTTGCCGTCCAGAACGCCTTCGAACTCAACTACGAAACCGATCCCGAAGAGGTTGTGGCGCTTATCAATGTCGGCGCAAGTATTCTGAACCTCAATATCGTCAGGGGAGGGAGCTCCCTCTTTACCCGGGATGTACAGGTGGGCGGAAATCTCTTCACTGAGGAGATCCAGAAGCAGTTCGCCTTGAGCAGCGAAGAAGCCGAGCAGGTAAAGATCACCGGCGAGTACCCCGACAAGGCCAAGCTGAAGGATGTCATCGCCCGCGTTAACGAAACCCTTGCCGTGGAGATGCGCCGTTCGCTCGATTTTTACAACACAACCGCGGGCGAAGGGCGAATCGCCAGGGTATACCTGAGTGGAGGCGCAGCCAAGACCGCCATGCTTGCTGAAACCGTGCAGAACAAGCTGGGCGTTCCGGTTGAGATGCTGGACCCACTTACGAAAATCACCTGCAGCGAGAAAGAGTTCGATCCCGAGTACCTTCGGGAGATCGGGCCGCTCGTGACGGTTGCCGTGGGGCTGGCCACGAGGAGGGTGGGTGACAAATGGTAA
- a CDS encoding prepilin-type N-terminal cleavage/methylation domain-containing protein has translation MRTQTESNTVTRRARDDRGFSLVELIVVMAVFVGVMALAGSAFNTLLTHSGKQSRLAEGQIMEVAGLETLRYDIEHAGYALPWSFQSAITYEEAEDATAAGYNDAPSGVPWPLRIGDDAGLNGTDYLVVKSAMAARNDASGKSSHMGTGSARPWQSDNPLSQFASSDSVVVINPRFQADDPSAAGRELVVNGSEFFANYSAAIGNTKHLRHFSPDNYPMASKSPFFFIYGLDTASSVRMPFNRADFFVERPANIAMRCADDSKVGVLYKAVVRQDDGELIKMPLLDCVADFQVVFGLDTNGDGSVDLHQNDLESPSELTDVRRQLKEIEVFVLAHEGARDPGFSYPQQKVMVGYIIGTTPFGREFDLATINNWRNYRWKVYSFIVLPKNLGNY, from the coding sequence ATGAGGACGCAGACCGAATCCAATACAGTTACTCGAAGGGCGCGGGACGACCGGGGATTCTCCCTGGTTGAGCTGATCGTGGTCATGGCCGTTTTTGTGGGAGTCATGGCCTTGGCCGGGAGCGCCTTCAATACGCTGCTCACCCATTCGGGCAAGCAGTCCCGGCTGGCCGAGGGGCAGATCATGGAGGTCGCCGGACTCGAAACCCTGCGCTACGATATCGAGCATGCCGGCTATGCGCTTCCCTGGTCGTTCCAGAGTGCCATCACCTACGAAGAGGCCGAGGATGCAACGGCCGCCGGTTATAACGATGCTCCCTCGGGCGTTCCCTGGCCTTTGCGCATCGGCGACGACGCCGGGCTGAACGGCACTGACTACCTGGTCGTCAAGTCCGCCATGGCGGCCCGCAACGATGCCTCGGGCAAATCGTCCCACATGGGAACAGGCAGTGCGCGTCCCTGGCAGTCCGATAACCCGTTGTCGCAGTTTGCCAGCTCGGACAGCGTCGTGGTCATCAATCCCCGCTTCCAGGCCGATGATCCCAGTGCCGCCGGCAGGGAGCTGGTTGTCAATGGCAGCGAATTTTTTGCCAATTATTCAGCAGCTATCGGAAATACGAAACATCTGCGCCACTTTTCCCCCGATAACTACCCCATGGCGAGCAAGTCCCCCTTCTTTTTCATCTACGGGCTGGATACTGCCTCCAGCGTGCGGATGCCGTTCAACCGCGCCGATTTCTTCGTGGAGCGTCCGGCCAATATCGCCATGCGTTGTGCCGACGACAGCAAGGTGGGGGTTCTCTACAAGGCCGTTGTCCGCCAGGACGACGGCGAGTTAATCAAGATGCCTCTGCTTGATTGTGTGGCTGATTTTCAGGTGGTCTTCGGCCTCGACACGAATGGAGACGGTTCCGTGGATCTCCATCAGAACGATCTCGAAAGCCCGTCTGAGCTGACTGATGTTCGCCGACAGCTCAAGGAAATCGAGGTATTTGTTCTGGCCCATGAGGGGGCGCGGGACCCGGGTTTCAGCTATCCCCAGCAGAAGGTGATGGTGGGCTATATAATCGGCACAACGCCCTTTGGCAGGGAATTCGACCTCGCCACCATAAACAACTGGCGGAATTACCGCTGGAAGGTCTATTCCTTCATAGTCCTTCCCAAGAACCTGGGAAACTACTGA
- a CDS encoding pilus assembly protein: protein MRQSSVLGCARPAGLAALLTLLLAAGGDGAAAATMNDYCIQPPFVSQSVPPLVMFEVGREHKLYYEAYNDANDLDDDGRLDTTYKHSIDYYGYFDPYKCYTHSGGSGSNDKYTPVSTTADKFCSSGQWSGNILNWLTMSRMDVLKKVLFGGQRSADSNTATYLERVYVPQDAHSWGKEVTGRLCSNGTNYTDMCQFDSDCDTGYTCVDKSVNLIGITASDTGTACSFTSSIKWDTTGKILVAKYTHSNFSCGSDSTDLISSYEPANLVAGFPVYVATFGDAILNPAADHGDQFNYLALAEFSVSKSDKGNWMFAIDGDDGVELEIINPAGDASTIVASRYGCNSACNCQTNSGTINLNTTGYWRLIARHSEKSGQDGVKVWYKKPSKTQSSDPWVLFGSSTLTLRAPTIPAGAECTLKDRSFIETGKPKVGTTPKQHLFCSTTLSDGGTPILRFLGNKENRIWEWVSKERPVCDSSLGAPTDYTVQVEVCKSVSPDNRPTGKKDDLASGRETNCKDYAGTFKPVGLLQKFGEGEGAKVCSRTLAKSCTSDSDCGAGEGLCIYKSPMYFGMFTDSYTKNLSGGVLRKNIGSILDETNANNGIFQTSENVQGNIMITLDRLKTIGFRYTDQSYQDASGGSCGWITDRPLNEGECRMWGNPIAEMMYESLRYFAGKGAPTTEFTYTTPADSGLSLSKPSWGYSKGSTTYQLYDIYPPCAKPFMLILSDINPSYDSDQIPGSSFKKTDGTYFSEDAASPQLGLGVAGADGVSLLNKLADTIGTSEGIIGDSWFVGENGSTTDFVCSSKSVTKLSLLRGMCPEEPTKRGSFYSAALAYYGLTLMKEKTGKPDVSTFVVALSSPVADLKIKAGNSHVSILPVGKSVSGSHGINASCAQKCTLTADEDGLHISNCSSTAYCPSNQIVDFYIDSLKYDNDKNVIYAKYRINYEDVEQGADHDMDAIVTYEVCTQSAIDQGLGACSGSLGSNIQIKLNSDYAAGSIDQVMGFVISGTTEDGVYLPVRDRDVSSADSDTPATVAGLPLNWSKTFTISGNPTGTLKSPLWYAAKWGGFIDANNNKKPDLASEWDKDGDGEPDNYFLVVNPLKLEQQLQKALTDILNRVSSGTAASILSNNDNNGATLLQAIFYPRKNFAETELAWTGELQAFWYYIDPFLNTNSIREDTDQDLRLKLKTDYVLDFRFDTNDNKTKIDRSLDVDGNGSGDSYVNTIEPEQVNALWKAGSLLWSRNLSTSPRTIYTSYRDAASKDQLTVFTTAGKDLFKANLQAADATEEDKIINYIRGTEQSGYRNRTVTIGGSTGVWRLGDIISSTPRLQSNARLNGYHLPPPVGYKDSSYQRYLDSNEYKTRGMGYVGANDGMLHAFNLGVLKAGTTKDVTSFITGSDFGKEMWTYIPRNALPYLKYLADPEYDHLYYVDASPSLNDVSIEVTEGTGCTDAAYWLCTKQTVYQAGTDSTTKELDLDKTSWRTVLLGAMGLGGASRNTTDACSASTDCVKTPIANVGYSSYFALDVTTPTSPSLMWEFASADLGYSTVGPAIVRIGGETNGRWFAVLASGPTGPINTQTHQFLGRSTQTLKLFILDLKTGALLRTIDTGIQNAFAGSLSGGTLDTDRSAGTTGKYNDDAVYLGYVRKDTTTGTWTKGGVLRLFTKENIDPAQWWWATLVDDIGPVTSAVAQLQDTTHKNHWLFFGSGRYYYKAGSDLDDAAGRRALYGIKDPCYDLNNKMKTTCNTPTVLATDLVNQTDSIQGMGTAPGWYVLLDEASGSAGAERVITDPVAAPNGAIFFTSFKPAADVCKFGGDLALWGVNYSTGGYLAPSQLIGEAIIQSSTGSFEQIDLGSSFTQRLNRKTAERQGVPPRNKPTIVTNANIKPQKRIIHIREK, encoded by the coding sequence ATGAGACAGTCGTCTGTGCTCGGTTGCGCGAGGCCGGCCGGCCTGGCTGCGCTGTTGACTCTTCTGTTGGCTGCGGGAGGCGATGGCGCTGCAGCCGCAACCATGAACGATTACTGCATTCAGCCCCCCTTTGTGAGCCAAAGCGTTCCCCCTCTCGTCATGTTCGAGGTGGGCAGGGAGCACAAGCTCTATTACGAGGCCTACAACGACGCCAATGACCTGGATGACGACGGGCGCCTCGACACCACCTACAAGCATTCCATCGATTACTACGGCTATTTCGATCCCTACAAGTGCTACACCCACTCGGGCGGGTCAGGCTCCAACGACAAGTACACCCCCGTCTCCACGACGGCCGACAAGTTCTGCTCCTCGGGCCAGTGGAGCGGCAACATCCTCAACTGGCTGACCATGTCCCGGATGGATGTGCTCAAAAAAGTGCTGTTCGGCGGCCAGCGCTCGGCTGACAGCAATACCGCCACCTATCTCGAGCGTGTCTACGTTCCCCAGGATGCCCACAGCTGGGGCAAGGAAGTCACTGGCAGGCTCTGCTCAAACGGCACCAACTATACGGATATGTGCCAGTTCGATTCTGACTGCGATACGGGCTATACCTGCGTTGACAAGTCGGTCAACCTGATCGGTATCACCGCCTCAGATACCGGTACGGCCTGTTCCTTTACGTCCAGCATCAAATGGGATACAACCGGTAAAATCCTCGTTGCCAAATATACCCACTCCAACTTCTCGTGCGGGAGTGATTCCACCGATCTCATCAGTTCATATGAGCCAGCCAACCTGGTTGCCGGCTTCCCGGTCTATGTCGCCACCTTTGGTGATGCCATTCTCAACCCCGCTGCGGATCATGGCGATCAGTTCAATTATCTGGCACTGGCGGAATTCAGTGTTTCCAAGTCGGACAAGGGGAACTGGATGTTTGCCATTGATGGCGACGATGGCGTCGAACTCGAAATCATCAACCCTGCCGGCGACGCCAGCACCATAGTGGCATCCCGTTACGGCTGCAATTCGGCCTGCAACTGTCAGACGAACTCAGGCACCATCAATCTCAACACTACCGGTTATTGGCGGCTTATCGCCCGCCACTCCGAGAAGTCTGGCCAGGACGGCGTCAAGGTGTGGTACAAGAAGCCCAGTAAAACCCAATCGAGCGATCCGTGGGTGCTTTTCGGCAGCTCAACCCTCACGCTGCGGGCTCCGACCATTCCCGCCGGGGCCGAGTGCACGCTCAAGGACCGCTCCTTCATTGAGACCGGCAAACCAAAAGTCGGGACTACTCCGAAGCAGCATCTTTTCTGCAGCACGACTCTCTCCGACGGTGGTACCCCGATCCTGCGCTTCCTTGGGAATAAGGAGAACCGGATCTGGGAGTGGGTTTCCAAGGAACGCCCCGTTTGCGATTCGTCCCTCGGTGCCCCCACCGACTACACGGTCCAGGTGGAAGTCTGCAAGTCCGTCTCGCCCGACAATCGGCCGACCGGCAAGAAGGATGACCTGGCAAGCGGCCGGGAGACGAACTGCAAGGACTACGCGGGCACCTTCAAGCCGGTGGGGCTTCTGCAGAAGTTCGGCGAGGGGGAGGGGGCCAAGGTCTGTTCCCGTACACTGGCCAAAAGCTGTACCAGCGACAGTGACTGCGGCGCGGGCGAGGGACTTTGCATCTATAAGTCCCCCATGTATTTCGGCATGTTCACCGACTCCTATACCAAGAACCTGAGCGGCGGCGTCCTGCGCAAGAACATCGGCAGCATCCTGGACGAGACCAACGCCAACAACGGCATCTTCCAGACCTCAGAGAATGTCCAGGGCAACATCATGATCACCCTGGACCGGCTCAAGACCATCGGCTTCCGGTACACGGACCAGTCCTACCAGGACGCAAGCGGTGGTTCCTGCGGCTGGATCACCGACCGGCCCCTGAACGAGGGGGAATGCCGCATGTGGGGCAACCCCATTGCCGAAATGATGTACGAGAGCCTCCGCTACTTTGCCGGCAAAGGGGCGCCTACAACCGAGTTCACCTATACGACGCCTGCGGATTCGGGGCTTTCGCTGTCCAAGCCCAGTTGGGGGTACAGCAAGGGGAGCACAACGTATCAGCTTTATGACATCTATCCCCCGTGCGCCAAGCCGTTCATGCTGATTCTGAGCGACATCAACCCCAGTTACGACTCGGATCAGATTCCCGGCAGCTCCTTCAAAAAGACTGACGGTACATACTTCAGCGAAGATGCCGCATCGCCCCAACTCGGCCTCGGCGTTGCGGGCGCCGATGGCGTGTCGCTGCTCAACAAGCTGGCCGACACCATCGGCACCTCCGAGGGAATCATCGGCGATAGCTGGTTTGTCGGCGAAAACGGATCAACCACGGATTTTGTCTGCAGCTCCAAAAGCGTTACCAAGCTGAGCCTGTTACGCGGCATGTGCCCCGAGGAGCCCACCAAGCGGGGATCGTTCTACTCGGCAGCCCTGGCTTATTACGGCCTGACCTTGATGAAGGAGAAGACCGGCAAGCCGGACGTTTCAACTTTTGTCGTTGCCCTGTCATCCCCGGTGGCCGATCTCAAGATCAAAGCCGGCAACAGTCACGTGTCGATCCTGCCGGTTGGTAAATCGGTCAGCGGAAGCCACGGTATCAATGCCTCGTGCGCCCAGAAGTGCACCCTCACGGCGGACGAAGACGGCCTGCACATTTCCAATTGCTCGTCAACGGCGTACTGCCCCTCCAACCAGATTGTGGATTTCTATATCGACTCTCTCAAGTATGACAACGACAAAAACGTCATCTACGCCAAGTACCGTATCAACTACGAAGACGTGGAGCAGGGCGCGGACCACGATATGGACGCCATCGTCACCTATGAGGTCTGTACCCAATCCGCCATCGACCAAGGGCTTGGCGCCTGCAGCGGCTCACTGGGCTCCAACATCCAGATCAAGCTCAACTCCGACTATGCGGCCGGCAGCATCGACCAAGTGATGGGCTTCGTCATCTCCGGCACCACTGAAGACGGCGTCTATCTCCCCGTTCGTGATCGCGACGTATCGTCTGCGGACAGCGACACCCCCGCCACCGTTGCGGGTCTTCCCCTCAACTGGTCGAAGACGTTCACCATTTCGGGCAACCCGACCGGCACGCTCAAGAGTCCTCTCTGGTATGCCGCCAAATGGGGCGGGTTCATCGATGCCAATAACAACAAGAAGCCCGATCTCGCCAGTGAATGGGACAAGGACGGCGACGGCGAACCCGACAACTATTTCCTGGTGGTAAACCCCCTGAAACTGGAGCAGCAGCTCCAGAAGGCCCTCACTGATATTCTTAACCGCGTTTCATCCGGTACGGCCGCCTCCATCCTGAGCAACAACGACAACAACGGCGCCACGCTGCTCCAGGCCATATTCTACCCCCGCAAGAACTTTGCGGAGACGGAATTGGCCTGGACCGGCGAACTCCAGGCGTTCTGGTACTACATCGATCCGTTCCTCAACACCAATAGCATTCGCGAGGACACCGACCAGGACCTCAGGCTGAAGCTCAAGACCGACTATGTCCTCGATTTCCGGTTCGATACCAATGACAACAAGACCAAGATCGACCGCAGCCTTGACGTCGACGGCAACGGCAGCGGCGACAGTTATGTGAACACCATCGAACCCGAGCAGGTAAATGCCCTCTGGAAAGCCGGCAGCCTGCTCTGGTCACGCAATCTCTCCACGTCTCCCAGAACCATTTACACCAGCTACCGGGATGCCGCCAGCAAGGACCAGCTCACGGTATTCACCACCGCCGGGAAGGATCTGTTCAAGGCAAATCTCCAGGCCGCAGACGCCACTGAAGAGGATAAGATCATCAACTACATCCGTGGCACCGAGCAGAGCGGCTACCGCAACCGGACCGTCACCATCGGCGGTTCCACCGGGGTCTGGCGCCTCGGCGACATCATATCCTCCACTCCGCGCCTGCAGTCCAATGCCCGGCTCAACGGCTATCACCTGCCCCCGCCGGTTGGTTACAAAGATTCAAGCTATCAGCGCTACTTGGATTCCAATGAGTACAAGACCCGTGGCATGGGCTATGTGGGGGCAAATGACGGCATGCTTCACGCCTTCAACCTGGGCGTTCTGAAGGCCGGCACCACGAAAGACGTAACCTCGTTCATCACCGGCAGTGACTTCGGCAAGGAGATGTGGACCTATATCCCGCGCAATGCATTACCGTACCTGAAATACCTCGCAGATCCCGAGTACGATCACCTCTACTACGTGGATGCCTCCCCGAGCCTTAATGATGTATCGATCGAGGTGACCGAGGGGACTGGCTGCACTGACGCAGCATACTGGCTCTGCACAAAGCAAACGGTCTACCAGGCCGGCACTGATAGTACCACCAAAGAACTGGATCTGGACAAAACGAGTTGGCGCACGGTTTTGCTCGGGGCCATGGGCTTGGGAGGAGCTTCGCGCAACACCACCGATGCCTGTTCCGCCAGCACCGACTGCGTGAAGACCCCCATCGCCAATGTGGGCTACTCATCCTACTTCGCCCTGGACGTGACCACGCCTACCTCGCCATCCCTCATGTGGGAATTCGCGTCTGCCGACCTCGGTTACTCCACCGTGGGGCCGGCCATCGTGCGGATCGGAGGGGAAACTAACGGCCGCTGGTTCGCGGTGCTGGCCTCCGGTCCCACCGGTCCCATCAATACCCAGACCCATCAGTTCCTGGGGCGATCCACCCAGACCCTGAAGCTGTTCATTCTCGACCTCAAGACCGGTGCACTCCTCCGGACCATCGATACCGGCATCCAGAATGCCTTTGCCGGTTCCCTTTCCGGCGGGACACTGGATACCGACCGGAGTGCAGGTACAACAGGAAAATATAACGACGATGCCGTCTATCTCGGTTACGTCCGCAAGGATACCACGACCGGAACCTGGACCAAGGGAGGCGTCCTGAGGCTCTTCACCAAGGAAAATATCGATCCGGCCCAGTGGTGGTGGGCAACTCTGGTCGATGATATCGGCCCCGTGACGAGTGCCGTGGCCCAGTTGCAGGATACCACTCACAAGAATCACTGGCTCTTCTTCGGCTCCGGCCGCTACTACTACAAGGCCGGCAGCGATCTGGACGACGCTGCGGGCCGACGGGCACTGTACGGCATCAAGGACCCCTGCTATGACCTGAACAACAAGATGAAGACAACCTGCAACACACCGACCGTTTTGGCGACCGACCTGGTGAACCAGACCGACAGCATTCAGGGCATGGGCACTGCCCCAGGCTGGTACGTCCTGCTCGATGAGGCGAGTGGCAGCGCCGGAGCCGAAAGGGTCATCACCGACCCCGTGGCGGCCCCCAACGGCGCCATCTTCTTCACCTCGTTCAAGCCGGCGGCCGATGTCTGCAAATTCGGCGGCGACCTGGCCCTCTGGGGGGTCAACTACAGCACCGGCGGTTACCTGGCTCCATCACAGCTCATCGGTGAGGCGATCATCCAGTCATCCACGGGAAGCTTTGAACAGATCGATCTCGGCAGCTCGTTCACCCAGAGGCTGAACCGGAAGACGGCCGAGCGGCAAGGGGTGCCGCCGCGCAACAAGCCGACCATCGTCACCAATGCCAACATCAAGCCTCAGAAGCGTATCATCCACATCAGGGAGAAGTGA